In the Topomyia yanbarensis strain Yona2022 chromosome 3, ASM3024719v1, whole genome shotgun sequence genome, one interval contains:
- the LOC131691662 gene encoding anion exchange transporter-like has protein sequence MIEESVELQTVSGAVALNGTYKNFTEEAIELPPAREVANEDRVGDKHRWFKSVFPIVEWLPEYSWGKDFLADLIAGCTLATMHIPLGMGYALIAFLPPFVGLYMGIFPVLVYFLLGTARHNSMGAFAAVCIVLGKSVVTLSSAGSDITAAGNGTLEGVTSTDTANVVDPIGVAAAMCLACAFVELIVYSCRLGMVCHLLSDTLISAIFTGAGYQVLTSQMRDLLGLPLPPIVGSCRLFRTYVAVFSNIDQVNLVAILFSGVTIMVQLINNDYLKSKVAKFSRVPIPMELLLMISGIIVSRHFRLHDDYGIKTLGPFPTGFPTPVMPNLNLLQPVLGSAFMIVAVAYIMSVSKALSAAKANNYRIDFNQELLAMGTSNIFGCFFSCLPIACCPARTTAMQALGGRSQIAAIVCCGILITVLLWIGPVLESLPVCIIAGIIAVSLKGLLLQVTQYVGFWRRSYLDGILWMGTFVTIVLVSIDVGIVVGLGLSFLYTAIRWTQSYTSQLENIPNTDLYVDVRSHKGTADIPRIKIFRFCGSLNFLTIVNFRRNLYRATNMDLSTETNRLRSGAESKLGLLNRVLVIDFTALNDIDSMAESTMNTLINQLGTLSIGVFLVVKADNPMLDKLRSFLGDVGTNKSGFCQIFPAIHDAVLQARNNIFQNGIERLL, from the exons ATGATTGAAGAAAGTGTCGAGTTACAAACCGTGTCCGGAGCGGTTGCCTTGAATGGAACCTACAAGAACTTTACGGAAGAAGCAATCGAGTTGCCTCCGGCTCGGGAGGTCGCCAACGAAGATCGAGTCGGTGATAAGCATCGTTGGTTCAAAAGTGTGTTTCCAATCGTGGAATGGCTGCCGGAGTATTCCTGGGGTAAAGATTTCCTGGCGGATCTAATCGCGGGATGTACGCTGGCCACGATGCACATTCCTCTGGGGATGGGATATGCACTGATAGCATTTTTGCCCCCATTCGTGGGACTCTATATGGGAATTTTTCCGGTTCTGGTGTACTTTTTGCTGGGAACCGCCCGGCATAACTCGATGGGAGCATTCGCAGCTGTGTGCATTGTGCTGGGAAAATCCGTAGTTACGCTGTCTAGTGCCGGTTCGGATATAACGGCGGCAGGGAATGGTACTCTGGAGGGTGTCACTTCTACCGACACTGCCAACGTAGTAGACCCGATCGGAGTTGCAGCCGCTATGTGTCTCGCGTGTGCTTTCGTAGAG CTAATAGTGTACAGTTGCCGCCTGGGCATGGTGTGCCATCTACTATCGGATACGCTAATCTCCGCTATCTTTACCGGAGCTGGTTACCAAGTGCTCACCTCACAGATGAGAGATTTACTCGGATTACCGTTACCACCCATCGTGGGTAGCTGCCGGTTGTTTCGC ACGTACGTTGCCGTATTTTCGAACATCGATCAAGTGAACCTGGTTGCCATATTGTTTTCTGGCGTGACAATTATGGTCCAATTGATCAATAATGACTACCTCAAA TCGAAAGTCGCCAAATTTTCGAGAGTTCCTATCCCGATGGAGCTGCTATTGATGATCAGCGGAATAATTGTGTCACGCCATTTTCGCCTACATGATGACTACGGCATTAAGACGCTGGGACCGTTCCCCACCGGATTTCCAA CCCCGGTCATGCCGAACTTGAATCTGCTTCAACCCGTCCTGGGAAGTGCCTTCATGATAGTAGCAGTGGCGTACATCATGTCCGTCTCGAAGGCCCTCTCGGCTGCTAAGGCGAACAATTACCGGATCGATTTCAACCAGGAACTGTTGGCAATGGGAACTAGCAATATTTTCGGCTGTTTCTTTTCCTGTCTGCCGATTGCGTGTTGTCCTGCTCGTACAACGGCCATGCAAGCCCTCGGTGGACGATCCCAGATCGCAGCGATCGTGTGTTGTGGAATTTTGATTACCGTGCTGCTATGGATAGGACCGGTTTTGGAGTCTCTACCGGTTTGTATCATAGCTGGAATAATTGCTGTCAGCCTGAAGGGACTACTGCTGcaagtgactcagtatgtgggTTTCTGGAGGAGAAGCTATTTGGATGGAATTTTATGGATGGGCACTTTTGTGACGATCGTGCTTGTCAGTATCGACGTCGGTATTGTGGTAGGACTTGGACTGAGTTTTTTATATACTGCCATTCGATGGACTCAGTCGTACACCAGTCAGCTGGAGAATATTCCCAACACAGATCTCTACGTGGACGTTAGAAGTCACAAAGGG ACTGCGGACATCCCTCGGATCAAAATATTCCGTTTTTGTggaagtttgaattttttaaccatTGTCAACTTCCGACGGAACTTGTACCGGGCAACGAACATGGATCTTTCCACCGAAACCAATCGATTACGCAGTGGCGCCGAAAGTAAACTAGGACTGCTAAACCGTGTTTTAGTGATAGATTTCACGGCTCTTAACGATATCGACTCGATGGCAGAATCCACAATGAACACGTTGATCAACCAACTAGGAACACTATCGATCGGAGTATTTTTGGTAGTAAAAGCTGACAATCCAATGCTGGACAAGCTTCGAAGCTTCTTAGGTGACGTTGGAACGAATAAATCAGggttttgccagatttttcccGCAATTCATGATGCAGTACTTCAAGCtaggaataatatttttcaaaatggaaTCGAACGGCTATTGTAG